Proteins from a single region of Coregonus clupeaformis isolate EN_2021a chromosome 35, ASM2061545v1, whole genome shotgun sequence:
- the smim22 gene encoding small integral membrane protein 22, with the protein MDQRNLQGEFKDQFADVVSRLQSKQLFQSDWDIASFAIFFIFIGMVLLLVLLVLIRCCCCCCCDEQPKRHKVGHENFGMDS; encoded by the exons ATGGACCAGAGGAACCTACAAGGAGAGTTTAAGGATCAGTTTGCAGACGTGGTGTCCAGACTGCAGTCTAAACAGCTGTTCCAGTCTGACTGGGACATCGCCTCCTTTGCcatcttcttcatcttcatcg GCATGGTTCTGCTGCTTGTTCTCCTGGTTCTGatccgctgctgctgctgctgctgctgtgatgAACAG CCTAAAAGACACAAAGTGGGCCATGAAAACTTTGGAATGGATTCCTGA